A part of Bacteroidia bacterium genomic DNA contains:
- a CDS encoding pyridoxamine 5'-phosphate oxidase family protein, giving the protein MVGKLSSTEIESILSRNYIGHLACTDGLTPYIVPITYYYDAPRNSIIGYTTVGRKIETIRKNPKVCVEVSEITNLTNWTSIIAEGTYQELTGKDAFEAVKLLMHDLAEIINAEGQQKVDFISDMARLAEDKEKVIYRVHLEEKNGRFEKSEG; this is encoded by the coding sequence ATGGTAGGAAAACTCTCATCAACAGAAATCGAATCTATCCTTTCACGGAATTATATCGGCCACCTTGCCTGTACTGATGGCCTGACGCCTTACATTGTTCCCATCACCTATTATTACGATGCACCGCGTAATTCCATTATTGGTTATACGACCGTCGGGCGGAAAATTGAAACCATTCGGAAAAACCCCAAAGTATGTGTGGAGGTCTCCGAAATTACCAATTTGACCAACTGGACAAGCATCATTGCCGAAGGAACATACCAAGAACTGACCGGTAAAGACGCGTTTGAGGCTGTAAAGCTGCTCATGCATGACCTGGCAGAGATTATCAATGCAGAAGGACAGCAAAAGGTCGATTTTATCAGCGATATGGCCCGATTGGCAGAAGATAAAGAAAAGGTGATTTACCGGGTACATCTGGAAGAAAAAAATGGCCGGTTCGAAAAAAGCGAAGGCTGA
- a CDS encoding DUF4212 domain-containing protein codes for MQKDLKKYWRTNLLYMAILLGIWFLVSFGFGIFFVDALDTIQIGGFKLGFWFAQQGSIYVFTILVFVYAWLMNRLDEEYDVDEK; via the coding sequence ATGCAGAAAGATTTAAAAAAATACTGGCGAACCAATCTCCTGTATATGGCTATCTTACTGGGTATATGGTTTCTTGTATCTTTTGGCTTTGGCATTTTTTTCGTTGATGCCCTGGATACGATACAAATCGGCGGATTTAAGCTGGGGTTTTGGTTTGCTCAGCAAGGGTCCATTTATGTCTTTACCATTTTGGTATTTGTGTATGCCTGGTTGATGAATCGGCTGGATGAGGAGTATGATGTGGACGAGAAATAA
- a CDS encoding sodium:solute symporter family protein, producing MGVQAWTFLIVGLSFALYIGIAIWSRATTTKEFYVAGGGVSPLANGMATAADWMSAASFISMAGLISFMGRDGSMYLMGWTGGYVMLALLLAPYLRKFGKFTVPDFIGDRYYSNTARVVAVFCAIFVSFTYVVGQMKGVGIAFSRFLEVDFTTGVIIGMAIVFFYAVLGGMKGITYTQVAQYCVLIFAYLVPAIFISILVTGNPIPQFGFGGTTTAAYGGEYLLEKLNMLHTDLGFKEYTSGVKSTFDLFCITLALMAGTAGLPHVIIRFFTVPNVKGARKSVGYALIFIAILYTTAPAVAAFARLNMIQTISGKAYASAPAWVKNWEKTHLITFEDKNGDGNMQYLADKEANEVTIDPDIMVLANPEIAKLPAWVVALVAAGGLAAALSTAAGLLLVISTAVSHDLLKKTFKPDITDKEELLYARIAAGVAILISGYFGIHPPDYVAAVVAFAFGLACSSFFPAIFLGIFDKRTNTQGAVTGMLVGILFTAGYIIYFKFINVTANTPENWWFGVSPEGIGTIGMVINLVITLVVSRLTPAPPAEVQQMVEDIRIPRGSSAPIQGH from the coding sequence ATGGGCGTACAAGCGTGGACATTTTTAATCGTAGGACTTTCTTTTGCCCTCTATATAGGGATAGCGATATGGTCAAGAGCGACCACAACGAAAGAATTTTATGTAGCAGGGGGAGGGGTCTCTCCATTAGCAAATGGTATGGCTACGGCTGCTGACTGGATGTCTGCTGCTTCTTTTATTTCGATGGCAGGGCTTATTTCCTTTATGGGCAGAGATGGCTCTATGTATTTGATGGGTTGGACAGGTGGTTACGTCATGTTGGCGCTGTTGCTGGCTCCTTATCTGCGAAAATTTGGCAAGTTTACGGTACCTGATTTTATCGGTGACAGGTATTACTCCAATACAGCCAGAGTCGTTGCAGTCTTTTGTGCAATATTTGTCTCTTTTACCTATGTCGTAGGGCAAATGAAGGGGGTGGGAATTGCCTTCTCCCGGTTTCTGGAAGTCGATTTCACTACTGGGGTAATTATCGGAATGGCCATTGTCTTTTTCTATGCAGTGCTGGGAGGAATGAAAGGAATTACCTATACACAGGTTGCTCAATATTGTGTTTTGATCTTTGCATACCTCGTCCCTGCGATTTTTATCTCTATTCTGGTAACCGGAAACCCGATTCCTCAATTTGGTTTCGGTGGTACAACAACAGCAGCGTATGGCGGTGAGTATCTGTTGGAAAAATTGAATATGCTTCATACTGACCTGGGGTTTAAAGAATATACCTCCGGCGTGAAAAGTACTTTTGACCTGTTCTGCATTACCCTGGCACTCATGGCCGGAACCGCAGGGTTGCCACACGTAATCATTCGGTTTTTTACCGTGCCCAATGTAAAGGGGGCTCGTAAATCAGTCGGATACGCCTTGATTTTTATCGCAATCCTGTACACAACGGCCCCGGCTGTAGCCGCATTTGCCCGCCTGAATATGATCCAGACAATTTCTGGCAAAGCTTATGCATCTGCTCCGGCATGGGTAAAAAACTGGGAAAAGACACACCTGATTACTTTCGAAGACAAAAATGGAGATGGTAACATGCAGTACCTTGCTGACAAAGAAGCAAATGAAGTTACCATAGACCCGGATATCATGGTGTTGGCCAATCCTGAAATTGCCAAGCTGCCCGCATGGGTAGTGGCACTGGTGGCCGCAGGTGGGCTGGCAGCGGCCCTTTCTACTGCCGCCGGGCTGTTGTTGGTTATTTCTACGGCAGTTTCTCATGACCTTTTGAAAAAAACATTTAAGCCTGATATCACCGATAAGGAGGAGTTGTTATATGCGCGTATAGCTGCCGGGGTGGCAATCTTGATTTCCGGCTACTTTGGCATTCATCCGCCTGATTACGTAGCCGCAGTTGTCGCCTTTGCTTTTGGATTAGCCTGTTCTTCATTCTTTCCCGCAATCTTTCTGGGTATCTTTGACAAACGAACCAATACTCAGGGGGCAGTAACCGGGATGCTGGTCGGAATTCTTTTTACCGCAGGGTATATTATCTATTTTAAATTTATTAACGTAACCGCAAATACCCCGGAAAACTGGTGGTTTGGGGTGTCTCCTGAAGGTATAGGCACAATCGGCATGGTCATCAACCTGGTGATTACGCTGGTTGTCTCCCGCCTGACGCCGGCACCCCCGGCAGAAGTTCAACAAATGGTGGAGGATATACGTATTCCCCGTGGATCTTCTGCTCCCATACAGGGACACTAG
- a CDS encoding glutamine--tRNA ligase/YqeY domain fusion protein yields the protein MSANEEYVSLNFIEAIIEDEKKKNGGKPILTRFPPEPNGYLHIGHAKSICLNFGLAQKYGGKTNLRFDDTNPTTEEVEYVESIKKDVKWLGFDWEDREFYASDYFGQLYDYAVALIKQGQAYVDDSTPEEIRRMRGVPTEAGEESPYRNRSVEENLDLFERMKNGEFPDGSKVLRAKIDMASPNMHLRDPIMYRIIHAHHHRSGDAWCIYPMYDWAHGQSDALEGITHSICTLEFEVHRPLYDWFLDQLPPFDPRPRQIEFARLNLSYTITSKRKLLELVTGKYVTGFDDPRMPTISAMRRRGYPASAIRNFADRVGIARRENVIDVALLEYSVREELNKTAPRVMAVLDPLKVIITNYPEDLTEDFEVENNPEDPASGSRTMPFSREIYIEREDFMENPPKKFFRLGPGNEVRLKGAYIIRCDDFKKDPETGEITEIYATYDPDTRSGSDTSGKKVKGTLHWVSVAQAIEVEVRLYDRLFMDPDPDGHKEHDFKEFLNPNSLVVTRAFVEPGLKNAQVLDQFQFMRKGYFCVDQDSTSENLVFNQTVTLKDSWAKEQNKS from the coding sequence ATGAGTGCAAACGAAGAATACGTCTCGCTCAATTTTATTGAAGCAATCATTGAAGACGAAAAGAAAAAAAATGGTGGAAAACCTATATTAACTCGTTTCCCGCCTGAGCCTAATGGCTATCTTCATATTGGCCACGCCAAATCTATTTGCCTCAACTTCGGTCTCGCACAAAAATATGGAGGGAAAACCAACCTCCGTTTTGATGATACAAACCCCACGACCGAAGAAGTCGAATATGTAGAATCGATTAAAAAAGATGTAAAGTGGCTGGGCTTTGATTGGGAAGACCGTGAGTTTTATGCATCCGATTATTTCGGTCAACTATATGATTATGCCGTAGCGCTGATCAAACAAGGCCAGGCCTATGTAGATGATTCTACTCCTGAAGAAATCCGTCGTATGCGTGGCGTGCCCACCGAAGCGGGAGAGGAAAGCCCCTATCGCAACCGTTCGGTGGAGGAAAATCTCGATCTGTTTGAAAGAATGAAAAATGGGGAGTTTCCCGATGGCTCGAAAGTCCTTCGGGCAAAAATCGATATGGCTTCCCCCAACATGCATCTCCGCGACCCGATTATGTACCGGATTATCCACGCCCATCATCACCGCTCCGGTGATGCCTGGTGTATCTATCCGATGTATGACTGGGCTCACGGACAAAGTGATGCGCTCGAAGGAATCACGCATTCGATCTGTACCCTGGAATTTGAAGTTCATCGTCCTTTGTACGACTGGTTTCTCGACCAGCTTCCTCCCTTTGATCCACGACCCAGACAAATAGAGTTTGCCCGGTTGAATCTGAGTTATACCATTACCAGTAAGCGCAAACTGCTCGAACTGGTAACCGGTAAATACGTGACCGGATTTGATGACCCCCGGATGCCGACGATTTCTGCCATGCGCCGGAGAGGTTACCCTGCCTCCGCTATCAGGAATTTTGCAGACAGAGTGGGAATTGCCCGCCGGGAAAATGTGATTGATGTCGCTCTTCTGGAGTATAGTGTGAGGGAAGAACTCAATAAAACGGCGCCACGTGTAATGGCTGTTCTGGATCCGTTAAAAGTGATTATTACGAACTACCCCGAAGATCTGACGGAAGATTTTGAGGTGGAAAATAACCCCGAAGATCCGGCATCTGGCTCCCGAACTATGCCTTTTTCCAGAGAAATTTATATCGAACGGGAAGATTTTATGGAGAATCCTCCAAAGAAGTTTTTCCGGCTCGGCCCTGGCAATGAAGTGCGGCTGAAAGGGGCTTATATTATTCGTTGCGACGATTTTAAAAAAGATCCGGAAACAGGCGAAATAACGGAAATCTATGCAACTTATGACCCTGATACCCGAAGCGGTTCAGATACCAGCGGGAAAAAAGTCAAAGGAACGCTCCATTGGGTTTCGGTTGCACAGGCGATAGAAGTAGAAGTTCGGCTCTATGACCGTTTGTTTATGGATCCTGATCCTGACGGACACAAAGAACACGACTTTAAAGAGTTTCTCAATCCAAATTCTTTGGTAGTTACCCGTGCATTTGTAGAGCCTGGGCTGAAAAATGCACAGGTGCTTGATCAGTTTCAGTTTATGAGAAAAGGGTATTTCTGCGTAGATCAGGATTCTACCTCAGAAAACCTGGTGTTTAACCAAACGGTAACCCTGAAGGATAGTTGGGCGAAAGAACAAAACAAATCTTAA
- a CDS encoding metallophosphoesterase family protein has protein sequence MRKIAISDIHGCLKTLKALVENQVELTKNDQLYLLGDYIDRGPDSKGVLDYIMGLKESGFSVNCLKGNHEEMLVQAAEDSREISMWLYNGGQEALASFGTDSPSEVPEKYINFVKNLDLYYEVDEYILVHAGLNFVGEKPEKDSSQFLWRLHNPLRDYKSMLWIRWWYEDIDWNWLQDRVIVHGHTPVETDEIWDMYDLLEEDQVLDIDNGCFARYKNGMGQLCAFDLTNRDLYFQKNIE, from the coding sequence ATGCGAAAAATCGCAATCTCTGATATACACGGTTGTCTGAAGACACTCAAGGCCCTGGTGGAAAATCAGGTAGAACTGACCAAAAATGATCAGTTGTATCTGCTTGGGGATTATATTGACCGGGGGCCAGATTCCAAAGGTGTACTGGATTATATCATGGGGTTAAAAGAATCGGGTTTTTCTGTCAACTGTCTCAAAGGAAATCACGAGGAAATGCTGGTTCAGGCTGCCGAAGATTCACGTGAAATTTCAATGTGGCTTTACAACGGAGGACAGGAGGCCCTTGCCAGTTTTGGTACAGATTCTCCTTCTGAAGTTCCTGAAAAGTATATCAATTTTGTCAAAAATCTTGACCTGTATTACGAAGTAGATGAATATATTCTGGTTCATGCCGGATTAAACTTTGTGGGCGAAAAACCGGAAAAAGATAGTAGCCAGTTTCTCTGGCGATTACATAATCCACTTCGTGACTACAAATCGATGCTGTGGATCAGGTGGTGGTATGAAGATATTGACTGGAACTGGCTTCAGGACAGAGTCATTGTCCATGGACATACCCCGGTCGAAACCGATGAAATATGGGATATGTATGATCTCCTGGAAGAAGACCAGGTCCTTGACATTGACAATGGCTGTTTTGCCAGATATAAAAATGGTATGGGACAGTTATGCGCATTTGATCTGACAAACCGCGATCTTTACTTTCAAAAGAATATTGAATAA
- a CDS encoding DivIVA domain-containing protein, giving the protein MITPIEIRQHTFKKALRGFDKDEVQAFLVALSQEWEQQQDKYRALREEMDKVQASYQTLKEVEDMLHRTLMQAEQSSRDTVENARQKAELRIREAESRAHEIVKKGIEDRNTLQREIEEFARRRDQILTQLRVFLKTQLDRLESFELAELPPASFNPLVQAGDKNNIDNFLGSGENGTADSNLLNDIMNEL; this is encoded by the coding sequence ATGATTACCCCTATTGAAATCAGGCAACATACATTTAAAAAGGCCCTCCGCGGATTTGACAAAGATGAAGTGCAGGCTTTCTTAGTTGCGCTTTCTCAGGAATGGGAGCAACAGCAGGATAAATACAGAGCACTCAGGGAAGAAATGGACAAGGTGCAAGCCAGCTATCAAACACTGAAAGAAGTGGAAGATATGCTGCACCGGACACTTATGCAGGCAGAACAGTCCTCCCGCGATACCGTAGAAAATGCCCGTCAAAAAGCAGAACTGCGAATCCGTGAAGCTGAAAGCCGCGCACATGAAATTGTAAAAAAAGGTATCGAAGACCGAAATACGCTGCAAAGGGAAATCGAAGAGTTTGCCCGCAGAAGAGATCAGATCTTAACTCAGTTGAGGGTTTTCCTCAAAACCCAACTTGATCGTCTGGAATCCTTCGAACTGGCTGAACTTCCCCCTGCTTCTTTCAATCCTCTGGTTCAGGCCGGTGATAAAAATAATATAGACAACTTTCTGGGTTCAGGCGAAAATGGCACTGCAGACAGCAACCTCCTGAATGATATTATGAACGAATTGTAA
- the dcd gene encoding dCTP deaminase: MILSDARILDEIEKGNIVIEPFLRKRLGSNSYDVHLGKYLAVYKDRVLDARKHNQIEEIIIPEEGFELQPDTLYLGVTEEYTETHGHVPFLEGKSSIGRLGIHIHATAGKGDVGFCNTWTLEITVVQPVKVYPGMPVGQLIYFEVDGNVINPYNRKENAKYTSRTIKPVESMMWKNQF, encoded by the coding sequence ATGATCCTATCTGACGCGAGAATTCTCGACGAAATCGAAAAAGGAAATATCGTAATCGAACCCTTCCTGAGAAAACGCCTTGGCAGCAATAGCTATGATGTTCATCTCGGTAAATATCTGGCAGTATATAAAGACCGGGTACTCGATGCCCGAAAACACAATCAGATTGAAGAAATCATCATCCCCGAAGAGGGATTTGAACTTCAACCTGACACGCTCTATTTGGGGGTAACCGAAGAATATACCGAAACTCATGGTCATGTGCCTTTTCTGGAAGGAAAAAGCAGTATCGGTCGACTGGGTATTCATATTCACGCTACTGCTGGCAAAGGAGATGTGGGTTTCTGCAATACCTGGACTCTGGAAATTACGGTCGTACAACCGGTAAAAGTATATCCCGGTATGCCTGTAGGACAACTCATCTATTTTGAAGTGGATGGGAATGTGATCAACCCCTACAATCGTAAGGAAAACGCCAAATATACCTCCCGTACGATCAAGCCGGTGGAGTCGATGATGTGGAAAAATCAGTTCTGA
- a CDS encoding ubiquinol-cytochrome c reductase iron-sulfur subunit — translation MDRKHFVKYSITAGAGVCALGLLHGCSLLDEPEMKVGRLSDLEEQVYIISRFNRKKILTTRLEGELVIFSLVCRHKRCTVAYEEDSEQFVCPCHEGIYDKYGQVVDGPPPAPLHRYKQEIRGNEIWVINEYLRTDFSTSSTPPA, via the coding sequence ATGGACAGAAAGCATTTTGTAAAATACAGTATTACCGCCGGAGCGGGGGTTTGTGCACTGGGATTACTCCATGGATGCAGCCTGCTGGATGAGCCGGAAATGAAGGTAGGACGATTGTCTGATCTGGAGGAACAGGTTTATATAATCAGTCGTTTCAACCGGAAAAAAATTCTGACCACCCGCCTGGAGGGTGAACTTGTGATTTTCAGTCTGGTATGCAGGCACAAGCGGTGTACGGTCGCTTATGAAGAAGACAGCGAACAATTTGTGTGTCCCTGCCATGAGGGGATATATGATAAGTATGGGCAGGTAGTTGACGGGCCTCCACCAGCGCCCTTGCACAGATATAAGCAGGAAATCAGGGGAAATGAAATCTGGGTTATCAACGAATACCTCAGAACTGATTTTTCCACATCATCGACTCCACCGGCTTGA
- a CDS encoding TonB-dependent receptor → MKYLFGSLLFAWLLIPVSKLEAQQVHKFFQGKILQTDESGALQPVAGAGVYWQGTTLGALSDKNGEFRLSRTEQSQSLIISYTGSQRDTVQTAGLDSIIIYLKTIIELDAVEITARNKTTGISFLNPLKTEIISERELLKAACCNLSESFETSPSVDVSFSDAVTGTRQIQMLGLAGPYTQITRENMPDVRGLSSLYGLTYTPGPWVESIQLNKGAGSVVNGFESIAGQINVELRKPETADRWYFNLYGNQMGRMEANINYAQKIGENWSTGVLLHASDNSIRQDNNEDGFLDNPVGNNFIAVNRWKYIGNNGLMFQAGVKGTLSRLVGGQMDFMPADKGSSSIWGMILNTQKVEGWSKMGKVFPDKPWKSIGVQVAGGNHIQHSYFGLNRYDAEQQTVYANLIYQGIFGNTNHKFRTGTSLQYDKYAETLNVNSYNRTEIVPGAYFEYTLSLPDRFSMVSGVRADYHNLFGVFVTPRIHARYVLAEHTVLRASAGRGQRTANILAENNGLFASSRQIIIQGDDRNKPYGLNPEVAWNYGINITQNFRLDYRDGYVSADFYRTDFKNQIVIDLDQSPQKAVFYNLSGPSFSNSFQLMAEYEVVKRLDVKLAYRWFDVKTSYQTGLLEKPLVSAHRAFANVAYESRSYWKFDLTVNWQGSKRLPFTGSNPENYQLPTRSPDFFMVNGQVSKVFREKLDVYMGVENLLNFRQNRPFISSEAPFSEFFDSSIVWGPIFGRNIYLGLRYKIR, encoded by the coding sequence ATGAAATATTTATTTGGCAGCCTGCTATTCGCCTGGCTTCTTATCCCTGTCTCAAAACTTGAAGCGCAGCAAGTTCATAAGTTTTTCCAGGGAAAGATATTACAGACGGATGAGTCTGGCGCTCTGCAACCAGTTGCGGGTGCTGGTGTTTACTGGCAAGGAACTACATTGGGTGCCTTGTCCGACAAAAACGGTGAGTTCCGCCTCTCAAGGACGGAACAATCCCAAAGTCTGATCATCTCTTATACCGGAAGCCAGCGCGATACCGTACAAACCGCCGGACTGGATTCGATTATTATTTATCTGAAAACAATAATCGAACTTGACGCAGTGGAGATAACGGCTCGTAACAAAACAACAGGTATTTCTTTTCTGAATCCCTTAAAAACGGAAATCATTTCTGAAAGAGAGCTGCTGAAAGCTGCCTGCTGCAATCTCAGTGAAAGTTTTGAAACCAGTCCCAGTGTCGATGTCTCATTTTCCGATGCAGTTACCGGTACAAGACAGATTCAGATGCTGGGCCTTGCCGGCCCCTATACCCAGATCACACGGGAAAATATGCCGGATGTAAGAGGGTTGTCCTCCCTGTACGGACTTACCTATACGCCAGGCCCCTGGGTAGAAAGTATACAGCTCAACAAAGGTGCCGGTTCGGTAGTCAATGGCTTTGAAAGCATTGCAGGGCAGATCAACGTCGAACTCCGCAAACCCGAAACAGCAGATCGCTGGTACTTCAATCTGTACGGAAATCAGATGGGCCGCATGGAAGCCAATATCAATTATGCTCAAAAGATTGGGGAAAACTGGTCAACAGGCGTTTTACTCCATGCAAGCGACAACTCCATCCGGCAGGACAACAATGAAGATGGTTTTTTGGATAACCCGGTAGGAAATAACTTCATTGCGGTCAACCGGTGGAAGTATATCGGCAATAACGGACTGATGTTTCAGGCCGGTGTAAAAGGAACCCTGAGCAGATTGGTTGGCGGACAAATGGACTTTATGCCTGCAGATAAAGGCTCTTCTTCAATTTGGGGGATGATTCTCAATACACAAAAAGTTGAAGGTTGGTCGAAAATGGGAAAGGTTTTCCCAGATAAACCCTGGAAAAGTATTGGGGTTCAGGTAGCTGGTGGGAACCATATTCAGCATAGCTATTTTGGACTTAACCGGTATGACGCCGAACAGCAGACTGTCTATGCAAATCTGATCTATCAGGGGATATTTGGCAATACCAATCATAAATTTCGTACCGGTACAAGTCTGCAGTACGACAAGTACGCTGAAACGCTGAACGTGAATTCCTACAACCGCACAGAGATTGTTCCCGGGGCGTATTTTGAATATACCTTATCTCTTCCCGACCGATTTTCGATGGTGAGCGGGGTCAGGGCCGATTATCACAATCTGTTTGGTGTATTTGTAACGCCAAGGATACATGCGAGATATGTTTTGGCGGAGCATACGGTTCTTCGTGCATCAGCAGGCCGAGGCCAGCGCACGGCAAATATCCTGGCTGAAAACAATGGTTTGTTTGCCTCTTCGCGGCAGATCATTATTCAGGGAGATGACCGCAATAAACCTTACGGTCTAAATCCGGAAGTCGCCTGGAACTATGGCATAAACATTACCCAAAACTTCAGGCTGGATTATCGCGATGGATATGTGAGTGCAGATTTTTACCGGACAGATTTTAAAAATCAGATCGTCATTGACCTTGACCAAAGCCCCCAGAAGGCGGTTTTCTACAACCTGAGTGGCCCTTCATTTTCCAACAGTTTTCAGTTGATGGCAGAATATGAAGTCGTCAAACGACTGGATGTAAAACTCGCGTATCGTTGGTTTGATGTGAAGACTAGTTATCAGACCGGTTTACTCGAAAAACCGTTGGTTTCGGCCCACAGGGCATTTGCCAATGTCGCATATGAAAGCCGTAGCTATTGGAAATTTGACCTGACTGTCAACTGGCAGGGTAGCAAGCGGTTGCCTTTTACGGGAAGTAACCCGGAAAACTATCAGTTACCGACGCGTTCGCCCGATTTTTTTATGGTCAACGGGCAGGTGAGTAAAGTGTTCCGCGAGAAGCTGGATGTATATATGGGGGTTGAAAATCTCCTGAATTTCAGGCAGAATCGACCATTTATTTCCAGCGAGGCTCCTTTCTCCGAATTTTTTGACAGTTCAATCGTGTGGGGACCAATCTTCGGAAGAAATATTTATCTGGGTCTCCGTTACAAAATCAGGTAG
- a CDS encoding riboflavin synthase, whose amino-acid sequence MFTGIIEFTGVVREVLEEGSNRTFLLETPFEDTIKPDQSIAHDGVCLTVTTVSQQTPALYKVTAVQETLEKSNLGSWTTGKKVNVERCLRVGDRLDGHFVQGHVDTRGEVLSIELRDGSWMFYFGFDPKFAGLLVDKGSVCVNGVSLTVVEALGDRFSVTIIPYTFEHTSFQDLKVGDPVNLEFDILGKYILKNLSLST is encoded by the coding sequence ATGTTTACAGGAATTATTGAATTTACAGGTGTAGTCAGAGAGGTGCTGGAGGAAGGTTCTAACCGCACCTTTCTGCTGGAAACGCCTTTTGAAGATACAATCAAACCTGACCAAAGTATTGCGCATGATGGCGTCTGTCTTACGGTTACAACCGTTTCGCAGCAAACACCTGCCCTGTACAAAGTCACGGCTGTTCAGGAAACGCTCGAAAAATCGAACCTTGGTTCATGGACAACTGGTAAAAAAGTAAATGTCGAACGATGCCTCCGGGTAGGTGACCGGCTCGATGGCCATTTTGTACAGGGGCATGTCGATACGCGAGGTGAAGTGCTTTCGATAGAATTGCGAGATGGATCCTGGATGTTTTATTTTGGATTTGACCCAAAATTTGCCGGTTTGCTTGTCGATAAAGGATCCGTTTGTGTGAATGGTGTAAGCCTCACAGTGGTTGAGGCGTTGGGAGACCGTTTTTCTGTAACGATCATCCCTTACACCTTTGAGCATACAAGTTTTCAGGATTTAAAGGTCGGAGACCCTGTGAACCTTGAGTTTGATATTCTCGGAAAATATATCCTGAAAAATCTGTCTTTGTCTACCTGA